A region of the Candidatus Aegiribacteria sp. genome:
TTCGCTTCGATCTTTCTGACGATGTCGGAATGCTGGAACTCGACTGGTATGGTTACGACATAGCAGCAACTGCTGATGGAGACGTATATATAGCTCCCCGATCGACTGAAGAAGCGCTTGTCATAGCCTTCGATTCCATCGGTCAGGAGAAATACCGGTTTGAGCTTGATCTTGAGCCGGTAGCAAGAACTGAAGATGAGATGGAAATGGAGAGGAATATCCTCCGCGCTAAAGCCATTGCCTCCGATGAGAATCCGGCTGGTCTGGAGCCGAATCCATACAAACCTCTTATCCGGGGATTGGAAGTAGACGGATCCGGGAACCTCTGGGTACTTCAGGGAGGGCCTTCAATCCCGACATTCAACGTGTTTGACAGTTCAGGGGAATTCCTCTACACTGCACGGGTTGCCGGCAATCCCCCTGATGGAAGCACATGGCGCTTTTATATGGACGAGAACGGAATACTTGCGTACGCGGAAGATCCTGCATCCGGCTTCCAGAAAATCTATATGCTTGAGATGCAATAGCATCGGGGACATGCACTCTCTGGTGCATGTCCCCAAAAAGCAGGACTCTTTGGTGCGTATCCCCTACAATAACGATATTAGAAACAAATACACTGCACGGTGGTAGGAAATTATGTGTCTATGGGAAACGCTCTTATATTAAGAACTGAAATATTACTGATTCCAAACGAGGAGATATAACATGAGGAAAATAGCTGTAGCAACACTGGTATCACTTCTGTTATTGATAAGTTGCGGCGGGAGTGAACCGGATCAGGACGAAACGCTGCAAGTAGTTGAGGAAGTCAGGACAGTTTCACTCATTCTTGTAGACTCACTCGGTATAGAAATGGGTGACTCCCTTTATGTCATGGGAGCATTGGAAGGTCTTTTCTACGGTCCCGACGGTAATATTGCCGTATTGGACTGCTCACGATCATGTGTACGGGTATACTCACCGTCCGGTGAGTACCTCAGGCAGATCAGCAAAAAGGGAAACGGTCCAGGGGAACTCCAGGATGCAGCTTTTCTTTCGATATCAGAGGACGGACACATATTCATGTCCGGTGAGGGAAGTGAGATTCTCGGTCTTCATCAGTTCGATTACGCTACAGGAGAATGGCTCGGTTCCGAACAGTCATTCGGCTCTCCTCCCACATGTTTAGAAGGTGCAGAGGACAGTTCATATGTTCGGAAGGATCTGACATTCGACACATCCACAGGAGAAGCACGGATATTGGTTTCTATATCAAAGTACGAATACGGTTCTGAAGAGCCTCTGAAGACCTATATTGAAGACACAGTTCCCTTCGATCCTTCCGATATGGCCGGGCTGATAGAATTACTCTGGTACGGTTATGATATAGCAGCTGATTTCAATGGAAATGTATATATTGCTCCCCGTTCTGCAGAAGAAGCAGTTGTTATGATCTATGACCCGGACGGGAATGAGATCAACAGACTGGAACTGGATCTGGAACCGGTACTTCGTACCGAAGAGGAACTGGAGATTGAGAAATACATCCTTGAATCAAAGGCCGCTATTATGGGCGATGATTTCCCTGAGCTGAACCCGGATCCCTATAAACCATTGATCAGAGGAATCGAAATTGATGGTGAAGGAAACATCTGGGTACTTCGAGGAGGACCGATTACGCCCACTTTCGATGTTTTCGATGCTACAGGGAAACAACTTTTTACGGCAGTAGTGGCGGGAAACCCGCCTGATGGCGGTTCTTGGCGTTTCTTCATTGATTCACATGGTATTCTTGCTTATGCGGAAGATCCTGCCTGCGGGTACCAGCAGATTTATCTGCTAGAGATTCAATAGCACTAGGGGACATGCAGGCTCTGCTGCGTGTCCCCAATGACTGTCTGCTATATGACACCGTTTATTTGTGTTGTTTATTGGTGGGTGGCACCAGACGTTTGGCTTCAAGTACTGCCTGGTAGGCGTCACGGGCGTATCCATCGGCACTGATGGATTTTGCGTATTCCTCCGTGATTACAGCACCTCCAATTAGAATCCGGGCTTTAAGATTCCTCTCCTTCGCGACGGTCACTACTTTCTCCATTTCCGGGGCTGTTGTGCTCATCAGCGCGGAGAGAGCAATGATATCAGCATCAATTTCCTCAGCCTTCTCTGCGATGACTGTTGCGTGAACATCCTTTCCAAGATCGATTACTTCAAAACCTGCATTCCTGAGAAACAGTGCTACAAGATTCTTGCCTATGTCATGTATGTCACCCCTGACAGATGCCAGAATAACTTTTCCTCTGTATTCCGGTATTCCATCCTTCGTAAGGTGCGGTTCAAGAAGAGTCATCAGTGTTTTCGACGCATCAGCAGCGGCTATAAGATGAGGAAGAAAAAGCTTTCTTCTGCTGTAGAGATCGCCAACCTTCTCCATAGCGCTGGCCAGGCATTTCTCGAGGATTTCACTCGCAGATACACCGCTTTCAAGAAGCTCTCTTCCGGCTGACTCCGTCTGCCTTCTATCACCAATAATGATGTTTTTCCTGAGTATTCCCATGAAATCCGGCGATATTCCCTGTGCATCAAGTTCAGGCAGTCTTCTCTCGACCGGTTCGAGTTTGCCCAGCAGTATTTGTGAGTACGTGTGGGCCTCCAGCATCATCGAATCAAGCACATCGATGATAGCGATATCGAGCCCATACGCGGCCATAGCAGACAGAAGAGCAGCATTGATACCACTCCGCTCAGGAAGTCCATGAGAGATATTGGAGATTCCGGCAATAGTCAGAAGCCCTCGATCCTTCAGGAGTGTGAGAGTTTCCAGGGTTATTCCCGCGTCTGCGCCTGTACCCAGAGGTTTTACGATAGGATCGGCAATCACTCTGTCTTCCGGAAAACCCGCCTTCCTCAGGATAGAGATGCCCTTTTCAATCTTCGACAGTCTTTCAGATGGAGTTTCTCCAAGACCATCTTCGTCTATCGGCAGAAGAACAATATATCCGCCGTGGCGAAGGAGAGTATCAACTCTGTCCAGTATATATTCTTCTGATGCTGTGAGCGAGTTGAGTATTCCGATTCCTCCAAGCTCGCTGAAGGCTTTTTCGATATTGACCGGATCAGACAGATCAATTGAAAGAGGTGCGCCGAGGGAAAGGTGACTGAAGAGTTCGCAAACAAACCCTTCGGGGAGAATTCTCTCCAGGCCAAGGTTCACGTCAATTATATCTGCTCTTCCCTGAGCACGTGCCAGAGAGACTACACCGAGAAAATCACTCTCTGAAAGCGATTTTTGAAGCTGCGTTTTTCCGGTAGGATTGATGGATTCACCTGCAGTAAGCATTCTGTCTCCCACAGGTACTATACGGTCAACCGAAGTCAGAGCGAGGAACTTTTCGGTGTTTATCACTTTCGCGGGGCGTCTGCCAAGAAGAGAAGTATATTCCCGTACATGTGAAGGGCCGGAGCCGCAGCATCCTCCAATTATTGATGCTCCGCTACATGCGAAATCCTCCATCCATCCCGCGAATCTTTCAGGATTCATTTCATAATGACCATCAACAGGCAAACCTGCGTTAGGTTCAACAGTTATCCGTTTTTCGCAGAAACGAGCCATCTCCTGTATGACCGGAAGTAATTCTTCCGGACCTGTTGAGCAATTAGCCCCGGTAGCGTCAACAGGAAGCTGGTTCATCAGAAGAGAAAGTGCTGTGGGTGACGTTCCTGATAAGGACAGACCTCCGGATCCAAACGTCATCTGGGCGGATATGAATGCGTCCGGATCGGAGTCTTTTACGGCAAGAACTGCTGCTTTCAGCTCCCTCGGATCGGAGAAAGTCTCAAGGAAGAATATATCGATGCCGGCTGTCGAGAGAGCTTTCGCTTGTACACTGAAAAGATCGTAGGCGTCCTTCCAGGTCATGTTTCCCGATGGATGAATCATGTTCCCGGTGGGTCCGATACTGGCGGCAACCATGACTCTGTCTCCGACTTCATCAATAGCTATCTTAACCAGTAGAGAATTCAGCTCCCGTACATTATCAGGATTTCCAAGTTTTGCCGCTGTACCTCCGAAAGTACATGTGAGAACGATATCAGCATGAGCATCGGCGTACTCACGGTGAATCGACCTGAGAACATCAGGATGAGCGGCAGCCCATTCCTCGGGAGATACACCGACCGGCATTCCAGACCTCATCAGTTCTGTTCCGATTCCCCCGTCGAGGAAGACTATCCTCTCACGTAGAAGTTGTCTCAGCCTTTGTGCTTGTACCATTCCACTACTCCCGTCAAGCTTCTGACATGTTCGAGCATATATGCACTATTCTCGATAGATACCCCAACCACTGCTTCTTCAGAGATTGATGAACGATGTACTGATAGCGGTAAAAGCTCGCTGAAACGAATTATCTCTGCGAACGCCATGCTTCTGCCAGCATACGGCTTCCTTTTCTCGATCCCGCAAGATAAACTCCTGAAGAGATACCTCTCAGATGCTCCATGAGTTCCGAGAGAAGATCAACGGAGTATAAAAGAACATCCCTGTCATCAAGAGATCCTATCTTTGACATAACATGATCCGGAATTGAAATACCGGGAACTTCTGAAGCCAGATATTCAGCGGATATTCTATTCCGAAGCGGCATGAGAGCGGGAAGGATCGGGTACTCCTTCATCAGTTTCACAGAATGTTCAATTGTTTCCAGAGAATAAACGGGCTGGCTTATGAAAAACCTGCAACCCCTGTCCCATCTTTTTTTTATTTTCTCAAGTTGAGATTCACCGCCCAGGCTGATCGCGGTACCTGGGAAAAATCCCGCTCCGGCCCCAATACTTCTTTTATTGAAATCCAGTCCGTTTATAAGGTGCTGTATCAGTTCCAGGGTTTCCTCTGTTGTAAGATCATAGACTGCTGTCGCTTCGGGATAATCCCCAAGAGAAGGAGGGTCACCCGATATGAGAAACAGACCCTGTACGCCCGTACCGGCAAGACCAAGCAGGTCCGACTGCACCCGCGTGAGGCTCCTGTCTCTGAGAGCGAAATGTACAAGCGGTTCAATGCCCAGTTCTTCTCTGAGATAGAGTCCAGCGAGGCATGGAGAGACTCTTACTCTGCCCATCGGTGAATCAGGAATGCTTATTGTTACAGGAGCGAATTGTTCAAGTTTTTCAGCTCGAGACAGGAAGGTTGAGAAATCTCCTCCTCTGGGGGGAAGGAGTTCGATAATAAGAGCATCCTTCCTGGTTAACTGCCCTGCAAGACCCGGGGGAGTATCAGAAGCTCTGACAGCCGGAACTTCACCACCCGTTTCAGAAATCCATTCTGAAGTTACCGATGTTTTCTCCTTATTCCGCAGTCTTTCTGCAAGCAGTGAGATGAAAGCAGGCGTCGTTCCGCAGCAACCTCCTATCAGAGCTGTTTCACTGTCCGTACATGAAAGCATGCATCTGCTGAAATGTTCCGGATTGTCAGGGAAGATAAAACGACCGTCAACATATTTGCCTGTTCCGGAATTCGGCTCAAGAAGAATGGGGAAAGGCGATATCAATTTCAATCTCCGGTGGATGTCCAGGAACTGAAGAGGGCCAATACCATGGTTTGCCCCAAGCATCACGATATCTGTATCCCTGAACACATCAACAGTATCGTTCACAGAGAAACCTGATGGAGTCAGGATGTCCTGACCGAATGTAAAACTGACAGCAATCGGGATATCAAGGGACATGGATCGAACAATATCGTATATGAGCCTTGCCTGCCGAGGATCAACCTGAGTCTCAAGAAGAATCAGTTCAGCACCACCCTCGAGCAATCCTTCGATTTGTGGAACAAAAGCTTCGCGGAGATGATCAGGATCACTTTGTCCCAGGCTGAAAGAACGGCCTGAGTTAAGCGGTCCAACCGCGCCTGCGACCATGCAGTCCGGAATCCTTGCAGCAAGCTTTGCTGCTTTGCTGTTGATCTCCCTGCATCTATCAGCCAGACCATGCATATCCAGCTTCAGCACATTTGCGTCAAAAGTATCAGTGGTGAGAATCTTTGCCCCTGCGAAGGCGTATTCCCTGTGAATGCTGCCCAGTATTTCAGGAGATCTGATTACCGCTTCACATGCAAGATATGAACCCGGAAAACCAAGAGAGAAGAGGTACTCACCTATGGCGCCATCTGCAAGAACAACCGATTCAGTATCCAGTAGATTCATTAGTTCTGCCGTTAATCATGGAAGGTTCTCAAGCATGAAAGATACGGTGCTTTCCAAACCCTCTTCAAAAGCGACCACAGGTTCATATCCCAGAAGATTTTCAGCGAGAGAAATATCAGCCCTGCTGTGTTTTACATCTCCGGGGCGATCCGGGCCATAAAGAGGGATAATATCTTCCCTGTCCGTTAATCTTGCTATTTCGGAAGCCAGTCTGTTTACTGTAATACTGTCTCCGCATGCTATGTTCAGCATTCTTCCCGGAGCTTCAGGAGCATTTGCAGCAAGAAGATTTGCATGAACTACGTTTGCAATAAAAGTAAAATCTCTTGACTGCTCGCCGTTTCCATTTATCACAGGCTTTCTTCTCTCATAGAAGGCTCTGATGAACAGCGGAATAACAGCGGAGTAGGGACTGTCAGGATCCTGGTAGGGGCCGAAGACATTGAAATATCGGAGGGCAACGGTTTCCAGTCCGTAGATATGATGAAAAACCTGCATATATTTCTCTCCGGCAAGTTTACTGACGGCATAGGGAGAAAGGGGTTTTACGTGAAGATCCTCGGTTTTGACCTGCTCATCGGCATCTCCGTAAATAGAAGAGGAAGAAGCAAAAAGAACCCGTCTGCAACCGGCGTCCAGAGCGGCATGAAGGATATTCAAAGTACCCTGAACGTTCACTTCATTAGTTGTTATCGGGTCAGATATTGAACGCGGAACACTGGGAAGCGCTCCCTGATGAAAGACAACTTCTACGTCTTCCATAGCGTTCCGTACAATGTGATAGCTGCGGAGATCACCTTCTATTACTTCGATATCATTTCTGATATCAGCCAGATTGGCCCAGTGACCGGTTGAGAAATTATCCAGAATCCTGACTTTCTCTCCTCCTGCCAGAGCTTTCCTTGCGATATTGCTGCCGATGAAGCCGGCACCTCCGGTTACAAGATACATGCTAATAGTTTCCTCTCAATATTCTAAGTGCAGCTGCCGCCGCGCCAAGTCCGTTATCGATATTCATTACGCATATTCCCGGACTGCATGAATTAAGCATCGAAAGGAGCGCAGTGACTCCCTTGAATGCGGTACCATATCCTGTGGATGTTGGTACTGCAACTATAGGTCCTTTGTACAAACCTCCAATTACAGTTGGAAGAGCAGCGTCCATTCCAGCGCAGACGATGCAGACAGAATTAGTCCGAAGATCGGGAAGAATATGTCCCAGTCTGTGGATTCCCGCTACTCCGATATCATAAAATCGATTCACATCAACATTCATAGTCTCCAGAATTACAGCAGATTCCTCAGCTGCATGAAGATCTGATGTTCCAGCGGAGACAACAGCAACTGATCCCTCATTTTCCCTGTATTCAGTTTCGTTACTTCCGAGAGTATAAATATGAGCTCTCTCGTGATAGGAACCATCCGGGAAAGCTTTCCGAAGGTATTCGCCAAGTTCAACTTCAACTCTGGATACTATTGCAAGGCCTGCCCTGCTGAAGAGATTCTCAGTTACAGCTCTTACTTCTTCGAAATCCTTCCCCGAAGCAAGTACGATCTCGGGAAGAACAGCTCTTACGCCTCTACCCGTATCCACTCTTGCGAATCCCAGTTGAGAAGTAAGCTGTGAATTCAGGATATCGAGAGCTTCTTCGGGGGAAATACCAGCCTTCTTCAATAATTCAAGGAGTTCATACACTTCATGACTATTCAGTTCAATCACCTGCCTGTGCTTTCATTCGATTTACAAAATGAAGCGGATCCCCGGGATTTCCGAGTTCAATATTTCTTCCAATCGCACCGCATCGATTTTCCAGTATTTTTAGAATTCCATCCAGGGTGTCCTTCACATGCACTTTGCCCTGGTAAAGATTGTAATTCTCTCTGTATTTCATCGGGGTGAGATTCGGCATCACAACGTTCGCTCCTGCCATGAGACCTTTTTCAAGACCTTCAGGGTCAAGAGTCTGCAGAGCTGTAGTGGCAGCGATATTGATAGTTGGAAGCAGAATTCTCAGCAGTGAGATCATCCGCAGTGTCAGAAGTTCCCTTTCCTCCCATCGGCTGAGTTCACCTCGTCTGTCCCAGAGAGGAGTCTGTTCATGCTCAAGATAGGGTCCCATACCGCACATATCAATATCCATTTTTTTCATGAACAGCAGATCATCGGCCAGATTCTCAGCAGTTTGTCCAGGCAGGCCGATAAGGACACCAGTTCCGGTCTGCCAGTCTGTTGATCTGATCATCTGAAGAGTACGCAACCTGTCATCGTATTTGTGAAGACCATCGTCAGGGTGAAATCTTTCATACAATTCCGGCGTAGAAGTCTCAATCCTCAGAAGGTACCTGTGAGCGCCTGCTTTTTTAAGTCTTTCCAAAACCCTGATAGGGAGTTCTCCGGTTGAAAGCACCATCCTGACTCCCTCAAGGTTTCCAGAAACCCATCGGAGTATCCTCTCTATATGGTCAATATGCATAGCTCCAAGCAGTTCCCCCGATTGAAGCAGAAAAGAGCGCAAACCCTTCGAGTATCCTGATTCAAATACGTTAACAACTTCATCAAAAGGAATCGTATATCGAGAAAAGTTTCTGTTATCTCTTCTGAGTCCGCAGTAGAGGCAGTTCTTCCTGCAATTATTTGACAGTTCAATAATTCCTCTGAGAAAAACACCGGAACCTGCTGATTCCAGAAGAGCAGCTCTCGCAGCCTCAAACAGCTCAGAATCGGGTCCTTCACCCTCAAGGAAGTGAATTATACTTTGCCGCGTAAGATCGTTCGAGAGATTCAAACCGGTCAGGATTCCGCCCGAAGTGAATTCGGAATGAATGATTCTCCATCCGGTCTGAAAACCGGACTCGGAGAAGGTCGCATGGCTCCCTCCAGCTGGAGGAGATCTTCAACAATGCCTTTAAGATCAGCCTGTTCCCATCCGGTGTAGAATCTTGCGGATACTCTCGCCTGTGAGTCAAGAACCAGCAAAGCAGGGTATGAACTGACATTGAACCGGTTTGATACAATCCCTCGGTTATCAACGATCACTGGAAAATCAATGCCCCAGTCATTAACGATGCTTTCCAGTTCTTCGATAGAGCTTTCGGATGTTTCCAATGCAATCACCACAACAAGAGGCTGTTCTTCGAATTCAGTTTGAATCTCCTTAAGCAATGTGAAATACTGAACATCTGAAAGAGTAGACATCCTGCAGAAGAAAACAACGACTACATGTCTTCTGAGCTGGTTGTAAATACTCAGAGGTTCGCTGCTGTTGAACCAGATATGCTCCCGCGGAAAATCATCAACATCTGAAAGAATACTCTCGCTGGGAGGTTCCGGATTGAGAGAAAAAAGGAAACTGATCAAGAAAGCCGATAGTACAAGCGCCAGAAGGAACAACGCTGTTGATCGTATTTTCTTCCTGCCCAGAGATGTCATCGGGAGGTCTTTTGAATAATCTTCCAGAAGAATCACCCTCCCTTTTTCAATTGATCAGCCGCGATTCTTGCCGCGGTTATAACAGTCTGCACTGGAACATTATAAGTTCTTGATGCAGTCGCGCAATCTTCATACTCGGGCTCCAAATGTATTATTTCATCTTCAAAGATACCTGTTTTGACAGGAATCGTACCGAATTCTGTCGATACATCAATGAAATCCCTTTCAAGGACAGCCCTTTCTGTTTCCCGAATCCTTATTCCGAGAGTTGTTGTATTACGAAAAATGCATTCAATGACATCATCCTTCATCGAAGAAGGACAAAGAACAGTTACCTCGATTGAAGGTCTGCCTTTTCTGCCGATACACATTGCCGCATAGCAGTCAAAAGCTCCGGATTCGAGAATAAGATCAGCAGTATCAGGCCAGATTCTCATATCCATATCGTCCAGGATTGTTCTTAATTCGATACAATTATCATGATTACATCCGATACTCCCCGCCTGAGTTCCAATCGTAACGCGAAGCAGATTGGGTCTTTCCAGGTCGAATATACCGGCGCCCATTCCGGAACTGACAGGAATCAGGGGGGGAGGGGTACCCCATGATTCGACTGCGTTGACAAGTATGGTTGCGCCGGTGGGAGTGGTCAGTTCAGATCTTATGCCGGAAGGGCAGGTGGGAACACCTCTGAGAAGAGATACTGTTGCAGGAGACGGAACAGGCAGAGTACCGTGCGCGCAGGTTACAGTACCTGTTCCAGTCGCAATGGGAGAAGAGAAAACCCTCTCAATTCCAAGCAGATGAAGGCAACAGAAGCTTCCCACTATATCAATTATGGCATCCATCGCGCCTGTTTCGTGAAAATGAACTTCGTTTACAGGTATTCCATGAGCTTCCGCTTCCGCTTCGGCAAGCTTCTGAAACGATTTGAGACTATTACCGGTGACAGATTCAGGTAAATTTGCATTCCTGATTATTTTTTCAATATCTCGAAGTTTTCTTGCTTCGGTTTCGAGTGGAACCTGTACCTCGACATAAGTCCCTCTTAGGCTTTTTTTAGAAACTGTTTCCGTGGCGATTTTCCAGCCGTTCAGGTTGAGCTTTGAAAGCATCTCATTCAAACCTGACTGATCTGCACCGGCATCGATAAGAGCACCGAGAATCATATTCCCGGAAGCACCGCAGAAAGGATCGAAAACAGCTATTTTCATAGACCACCTAATTTATCAGGGACATTTCTCTATATAGCCATCATATTATAAGTGGCAGGACATAGTATAAACCAGAGGAGTAATTGTGATTGTCCCGGGTTCGCTGAAGATATTTTTGCTTGATGCTTCTCGCTGCGCGATACTCTTCTCTGGTGGTGCCGACAGCGAAGTTCTTCTGAGAGCTGCGGTCGATGTTCTTAATCCGCAAAATGTTGTATCACTGACCGCGGATTCACCGTTTCTTGCGGGATTCTACAGAAATTCTATTCAAAGAGTTGCAGCTGAAATCAGAATAGAATCGATTTTTGTGAACGTAAATCTGCTGGATAATCCGATTTTCAGAAAGAATACACCTGAGCGCTGCTATATCTGTAAGCGGGAAATTTACAGGAAACTTCGGGAGAAAGCCCGATCTCTTGGATACGCTGTGGTAATGGACGGCACGAATACTGATGATCAGGAAGAGTACAGACCAGGTCTGGCGGCTGCCAGGGAGTACGGAATTATTCATCCTTTCCTTGAAGCCGGTATGGGAAAGGCGGACATCGGCAGAATGGCTGCCGCACTTGCGGCCTGCGGAACAGAAAAGCCTTCAGATTCATGTCTTGCTACAAGGATTGTTGAGGGGCACTCGATTACTTTAGAACTTGTTGAGCTTGTAGAAAAAATGGAAGCTCCGCTTCGGCCTTTAGTACAGGGAAGATTTCGCGTTCGTACTGATGGTAGCAAATTGACTGTGAGATTCTCGAAGATCGATTCGGATGTTGTTGATAAGCACCGCGAGGAATTGATTAGCATAGCAAACATGGCCGGATTGGCGTGCAAATTCTGCCAGATCTAATCTTCCTTCAGATACCGACTGTAGCTTTCCAGAGTATAGACCGCTGCTAGAGGATTGTGTGCTGAAGTCCGATCTTTTGCTGCAAGGACAGTACAAAAAGCATCAGAGTATTTCAGAAACAGTGAATCGTGTCCGACACACAAACCAATCATTATATTGAATTCCGTTTTCGCTTCATTGAGAACCATAGCCTGAAATATAGAATTGCACACCGATTCATCTGTTCCCGGTCTGATTTTTTCACTGTCTTT
Encoded here:
- a CDS encoding SDR family oxidoreductase; protein product: MYLVTGGAGFIGSNIARKALAGGEKVRILDNFSTGHWANLADIRNDIEVIEGDLRSYHIVRNAMEDVEVVFHQGALPSVPRSISDPITTNEVNVQGTLNILHAALDAGCRRVLFASSSSIYGDADEQVKTEDLHVKPLSPYAVSKLAGEKYMQVFHHIYGLETVALRYFNVFGPYQDPDSPYSAVIPLFIRAFYERRKPVINGNGEQSRDFTFIANVVHANLLAANAPEAPGRMLNIACGDSITVNRLASEIARLTDREDIIPLYGPDRPGDVKHSRADISLAENLLGYEPVVAFEEGLESTVSFMLENLP
- a CDS encoding redoxin domain-containing protein yields the protein MILLEDYSKDLPMTSLGRKKIRSTALFLLALVLSAFLISFLFSLNPEPPSESILSDVDDFPREHIWFNSSEPLSIYNQLRRHVVVVFFCRMSTLSDVQYFTLLKEIQTEFEEQPLVVVIALETSESSIEELESIVNDWGIDFPVIVDNRGIVSNRFNVSSYPALLVLDSQARVSARFYTGWEQADLKGIVEDLLQLEGAMRPSPSPVFRPDGESFIPNSLRAES
- the larC gene encoding nickel pincer cofactor biosynthesis protein LarC — protein: MKIAVFDPFCGASGNMILGALIDAGADQSGLNEMLSKLNLNGWKIATETVSKKSLRGTYVEVQVPLETEARKLRDIEKIIRNANLPESVTGNSLKSFQKLAEAEAEAHGIPVNEVHFHETGAMDAIIDIVGSFCCLHLLGIERVFSSPIATGTGTVTCAHGTLPVPSPATVSLLRGVPTCPSGIRSELTTPTGATILVNAVESWGTPPPLIPVSSGMGAGIFDLERPNLLRVTIGTQAGSIGCNHDNCIELRTILDDMDMRIWPDTADLILESGAFDCYAAMCIGRKGRPSIEVTVLCPSSMKDDVIECIFRNTTTLGIRIRETERAVLERDFIDVSTEFGTIPVKTGIFEDEIIHLEPEYEDCATASRTYNVPVQTVITAARIAADQLKKGG
- the larB gene encoding nickel pincer cofactor biosynthesis protein LarB, which translates into the protein MIELNSHEVYELLELLKKAGISPEEALDILNSQLTSQLGFARVDTGRGVRAVLPEIVLASGKDFEEVRAVTENLFSRAGLAIVSRVEVELGEYLRKAFPDGSYHERAHIYTLGSNETEYRENEGSVAVVSAGTSDLHAAEESAVILETMNVDVNRFYDIGVAGIHRLGHILPDLRTNSVCIVCAGMDAALPTVIGGLYKGPIVAVPTSTGYGTAFKGVTALLSMLNSCSPGICVMNIDNGLGAAAAALRILRGNY
- a CDS encoding ATP-dependent sacrificial sulfur transferase LarE, which encodes MIVPGSLKIFLLDASRCAILFSGGADSEVLLRAAVDVLNPQNVVSLTADSPFLAGFYRNSIQRVAAEIRIESIFVNVNLLDNPIFRKNTPERCYICKREIYRKLREKARSLGYAVVMDGTNTDDQEEYRPGLAAAREYGIIHPFLEAGMGKADIGRMAAALAACGTEKPSDSCLATRIVEGHSITLELVELVEKMEAPLRPLVQGRFRVRTDGSKLTVRFSKIDSDVVDKHREELISIANMAGLACKFCQI
- a CDS encoding homocysteine S-methyltransferase family protein, whose amino-acid sequence is MNLLDTESVVLADGAIGEYLFSLGFPGSYLACEAVIRSPEILGSIHREYAFAGAKILTTDTFDANVLKLDMHGLADRCREINSKAAKLAARIPDCMVAGAVGPLNSGRSFSLGQSDPDHLREAFVPQIEGLLEGGAELILLETQVDPRQARLIYDIVRSMSLDIPIAVSFTFGQDILTPSGFSVNDTVDVFRDTDIVMLGANHGIGPLQFLDIHRRLKLISPFPILLEPNSGTGKYVDGRFIFPDNPEHFSRCMLSCTDSETALIGGCCGTTPAFISLLAERLRNKEKTSVTSEWISETGGEVPAVRASDTPPGLAGQLTRKDALIIELLPPRGGDFSTFLSRAEKLEQFAPVTISIPDSPMGRVRVSPCLAGLYLREELGIEPLVHFALRDRSLTRVQSDLLGLAGTGVQGLFLISGDPPSLGDYPEATAVYDLTTEETLELIQHLINGLDFNKRSIGAGAGFFPGTAISLGGESQLEKIKKRWDRGCRFFISQPVYSLETIEHSVKLMKEYPILPALMPLRNRISAEYLASEVPGISIPDHVMSKIGSLDDRDVLLYSVDLLSELMEHLRGISSGVYLAGSRKGSRMLAEAWRSQR
- the hydE gene encoding [FeFe] hydrogenase H-cluster radical SAM maturase HydE, with the translated sequence MNLSNDLTRQSIIHFLEGEGPDSELFEAARAALLESAGSGVFLRGIIELSNNCRKNCLYCGLRRDNRNFSRYTIPFDEVVNVFESGYSKGLRSFLLQSGELLGAMHIDHIERILRWVSGNLEGVRMVLSTGELPIRVLERLKKAGAHRYLLRIETSTPELYERFHPDDGLHKYDDRLRTLQMIRSTDWQTGTGVLIGLPGQTAENLADDLLFMKKMDIDMCGMGPYLEHEQTPLWDRRGELSRWEERELLTLRMISLLRILLPTINIAATTALQTLDPEGLEKGLMAGANVVMPNLTPMKYRENYNLYQGKVHVKDTLDGILKILENRCGAIGRNIELGNPGDPLHFVNRMKAQAGD
- a CDS encoding homocysteine S-methyltransferase family protein, which translates into the protein MVQAQRLRQLLRERIVFLDGGIGTELMRSGMPVGVSPEEWAAAHPDVLRSIHREYADAHADIVLTCTFGGTAAKLGNPDNVRELNSLLVKIAIDEVGDRVMVAASIGPTGNMIHPSGNMTWKDAYDLFSVQAKALSTAGIDIFFLETFSDPRELKAAVLAVKDSDPDAFISAQMTFGSGGLSLSGTSPTALSLLMNQLPVDATGANCSTGPEELLPVIQEMARFCEKRITVEPNAGLPVDGHYEMNPERFAGWMEDFACSGASIIGGCCGSGPSHVREYTSLLGRRPAKVINTEKFLALTSVDRIVPVGDRMLTAGESINPTGKTQLQKSLSESDFLGVVSLARAQGRADIIDVNLGLERILPEGFVCELFSHLSLGAPLSIDLSDPVNIEKAFSELGGIGILNSLTASEEYILDRVDTLLRHGGYIVLLPIDEDGLGETPSERLSKIEKGISILRKAGFPEDRVIADPIVKPLGTGADAGITLETLTLLKDRGLLTIAGISNISHGLPERSGINAALLSAMAAYGLDIAIIDVLDSMMLEAHTYSQILLGKLEPVERRLPELDAQGISPDFMGILRKNIIIGDRRQTESAGRELLESGVSASEILEKCLASAMEKVGDLYSRRKLFLPHLIAAADASKTLMTLLEPHLTKDGIPEYRGKVILASVRGDIHDIGKNLVALFLRNAGFEVIDLGKDVHATVIAEKAEEIDADIIALSALMSTTAPEMEKVVTVAKERNLKARILIGGAVITEEYAKSISADGYARDAYQAVLEAKRLVPPTNKQHK